Proteins co-encoded in one Uloborus diversus isolate 005 chromosome 9, Udiv.v.3.1, whole genome shotgun sequence genomic window:
- the LOC129229989 gene encoding 39S ribosomal protein L49, mitochondrial-like, with the protein MLRQLLTFSNIKFVQKCPKFRQKATRPPVIDNSEVYRAKVIPQDIWIENKDPKFTDVEEVKDHWHFVERLFPPLRIPEPIKKTSSTGWRAPSETVPNLPYFVERTRNHMLPVYERHISVYEILVTRVRRVHGDIWVFEHDLKSYLEERLGEEVESNVNEISCYVNFRGRHSELIKEWLYNKGF; encoded by the exons ATGTTAAGACAACTTTTAACCTTCTCTAATATTAAGTTTgttcaaaaatgtccaaaatttcgacaaaaagctACGAGACCACCTGTTATTGATAAT TCTGAAGTTTATCGTGCAAAAGTTATACCTCAAGATATATGGATAGAAAATAAAGACCCAAAATTTACAGATGTTGAAGAAGTAAAAGATCATTGGCATTTTGTGGAAAGACTGTTCCCCCCTTTACGTATACCTGAACCTATTAAAAAGACCTCAAGCACTGGATGGAGAGCACCATCAG AAACTGTGCCCAACTTGCCATATTTTGTGGAGAGAACTAGAAATCATATGTTGCCTGTCTATGAACGGCATATTTCTGTATATGAAATACTTGTTACTAGAGTTAGAAGAGTTCATGGCGATATATGG GTCTTTGAACATGATTTGAAGTCATATCTTGAAGAGAGACTTGGTGAGGAGGTGGAGTCAAATGTGAATGAAATTAGTTGTTATGTGAATTTTAGAGGAAGACATTCAGAGCTCATAAAAGAATGGTTGTataataaaggtttttaa